The genomic segment ttatgatatattaaaattgatatttaaaaaatgtactataatattattataaaaataatataacacaaaggatattattaatgaaagatgacctcttttttaaaaaagatattaaaatgaaaaatttttaatttttatttcaaacaaaaatattatttaaaattgttaattaaagtttgtaaatataattagaaGAAGAGTAAGTttgtatgtatatataaattataaacaatattatatattatttagatataaaattGCCGTTCCTGGCAGAAACAAGATCTtactaaataatttaattagtATCATTAGTTAATCTTTTTCAAACTCTAAATAAGAAACAAAACTTTTATGagtgataaatttttagttaaagaAAGTAGATAAATGTAGTATATGATTATagtttttcattataatttatatatatttcttaatatGTCTTAAACAATATTTGGTAATGATGggaaaagataaattatttctaaacaAAAGTCCCAAAAGTACATTATaagaaaagttaaaaatttttataacatatttcttttatgtaacaatataaatattatacatatatatttatgtgtttattattatataaaatatttttacatattttattattatatttataataaataataaaaaaaaataaaaaaaattatgtttatttaaattaagtaGTTAAATAAtggttatttttaaatgtttgatataaaattttctttatataaaacgataaaaagtttacactatttaaaaagaaaaattttctttttagaTAAACTGTTAAATGAAAAAGCCTTAAgcaaatttatatttaaaagttaaacttttttttaatgtaaaaattatgataaatgtTACTACATGTTGaggtttaaaataaaatatttaggaAAAAAGTCATTTGTTGTCATTTTATTTTGGAGATTATTAACATGAAGAGGAGACCTTTTCATTTCAAGAAATAGTTATGTACCCTTTAATTGAGGCATTCTCCATATTTTTgtcatataattttatctttgatatgtttataaagaaaaaatagaaaaaaaataaaaaagatttaacaaaattttgtCTCCACTCAAAAATGGATAATAGTaagaagaaaatataatatagaGAGAAGAGGTAAAATTTAGTTATAAAGAGGTATgagtattaaaatatatggaTTTTGAATGtgatttaatatataatagtatatatggtttattttatttttgaagtaagtatctaaaataataaaatatttttaaaatatgaataagTTAAAAAGAAGGGgtgaaaagtttttaaaagatttaaaattttgtaataaggaaataaatgaaatgattttagttttataaatatattttgttaaagaatattaatattttctataaaatagataaaaaaaaagttttttatttaaaatgttaaaattatatattttttttatatatagtaaaaagtatatatataattaaaaaaataatataattataaagttaaataaaaacttacgaacattattgttttttttttctgataattttatttattattagataaaaaaaaataaatataacttaTTAAGTATATATGTACGTTCTAAAAAtgtcaattttatttttttttaagtttgtaataataaataaaaagacattattaataattaataattacttgaataaaagtaaaatttaaaaaaaaataaatatgttaaagatatataaaaattttatgaaaataaaatatttaatatttttatggtaGATAAATATAGATTTATCTTCCTGtatctataaaaaagattttttaaagaaataaagtTAATGGTTTTTATAAAggtatattaattttatactatatatatatatatatatatatattagaaaattattatatcattatataaaaatttttattttttattattttcttttaaaaaataaaagttgaatatttttttgtttataataataataataagttatataataatttttatgtggacatattatagtaaaaatatctatatatGTGACATgttttaacatataaataacttaatgataaatttcaatattattatttatgtactcttttatatatgaagacaacattaaaattgaaaGCAAGTGAAATTTGATTTGATTATAAtgacttttaatatatatatatatatatatatattaatataatgaaatGCTTTCTCTATTATTCAAGgtaattaaatgattttaaaatattaaaagtaatcttgaaaaatgtttttgatgtgttattaacaattatattttctattataaatgtatattgagtattttaagtataaaatatagtaaccgtaaataatttttttttaattataaaaaaaatttatggatattatataatttaataaatatcacAATAAGAagtttttgtaaattaaaaaaaaatatttaataaaaattgatatttgaTGTAGactatttaattaaaagttatataattaaaataaataattctttaaaaaaataatttttttttaaaattaagttttattttataatcaaaaatataaaattattttgtaggttatcttttttaaatatctctAATATCtctaacatatatatataaaaatttttttaagtattataaatttatctttttattaaactttaataattaaattttttttaaatctttatctataaaataaatgttaaaacgAATTATTAAGAAGAAAATTTGTTTTCTATAAAAGGCATAAACaaaactaaaattattaagttacgttaaaataaaattaatttaccttccattaaatatgataaagttttatttattttaaaataaaatgtttgatTGTGTTAAGTGagaataaatgataaatagaaaaataaacattaaatatgTGGATTGAATCCATTGTAAATTGAAGAGAATAACAAAAGGTTATCcttttgtttaatattaataaataaaaaaagaaaaattataaaaaaaaatttttaagataatagtaaatatttttaaattttaagtatctttgtttaatattctttttgaggtagaaaaaaaatttacttattaattttttattttatttttataaaatgaaaacaataatcttttgataaagtaaaatgttaaataaattaacaaatattttaatatgaaataaaaaaaaattataataatatatatatatatatgaatgtaaatattaataggtaacaaaaaatatcatCTTAACAAATTGAATAgtatatatgaatatatttatcatagaATATGACAagtatattttgatattttaaaaagaaaatgtagtattatttatatttctcaatatataaaaatttaattttaaattagaGATGTGTTTCtgttaacaattttataaatatgtaaatgTAATATGAGGAGatatgaaacatttttacaTGAAGTTTGATGTTTCATTTATACTTAAAATAACTGTAATTTCAGAAGgaataatttaaagaaatataataggaaatgtaataaaaatagataaatgaTAAAGTTATGTAAACATTGTAATAatcttaaataaattattatttttttatttttataaataataataataaatgtactTTGAAGTATgttcttatatatatatattacatcAAGTAATAAAcatatgttatattttatttttgaatctGCTATAGTTTTATGACATTTGATTACAATTAAAGTgacaaaaaaagtttaataactgtttattaagttattttttgttttaataatataatatattacaatgtaaaaattttgttaaaaaggTAGAGAAAGTGATAAAGATTAATAATTGATTTgacattaattataaaaactaGTAAGGtgaatgttaaaaaattaagaaaaaaaagaagaatatatatatatatatatatttaagaaaataaaaataaatgtgtgttagagatatatatatatggtatttatatatataaaaatgttgttgttaaatcaaaaatatatttaaaatgttacaCATAAAAAGTAAACATTTTTGGATAAgagaatataatattaaaatgagtataaaattttggtttcatcatatcatttaataatctGTCCAACTACTTATGGTTAATAAATagacattttattataaaagactCTTTTTGactattgttaaaatttattgaagaaGGCTTTagataagataaaaatggCAATAGTTTAGAAAAGAAGAACGTTTTTGCATTAAAAATTgatgtatatttaataattttaaaaatgataaatatacattttatttattatcaattactaaaatattaaattgatatttataagtgtagatataaaaaatttttgttcctcttttaatgatatattattaatacaattatagtttttctaaaattatattatgttaaatatataaatatattaaattttgataaattaaaaaaaagtatataagtatttaaaataatataatatttgtaaaaatattaagattcaaaataaagtttatattttaaatattttaaaatattatatatattacaatatataaatcttttataattatacttaaaattatacaGTTTTGgggatataaaaatattctctaaagattcatatatatatatatatatatatgtattttaaattttcaaagatataaatatataatatactaaaaaatatattaccttttaattatttatagtattttttaataaataagaataaaaagtttattaataattagtagagaaataaaaaaataatatttttttacaaattaaattaatttaaaattaagttattattcttattttttttttaatgtgtTAAAGAAGTAAAATGAGAATGTGTTAGAAAGTTTGCCatataaagtaaataaaaaagacgGCATGATGATCTGTGTTATATAGTGTATCCTCAATTGAATTGATGTAATGAATTAGAAGTGGTAATAGCTAGAAAATTGAATCATGCTGTCACCTAACATTTGAATAATGATTGAAGAAAAGTGGCACTTGACGAGATAAGAAAagaattagaaaataaaagacaaaaaaaaaacaacataaAGTTATGGCAAgctgttttattttatatataataaaagtatattattatagaGAATGATGAAGACTACTAGTCATTAAGTTAAGTAtagaatcttttttataccaccatttgattattttctaatatatattaaaaaaaattactaagatataattataaataaaaactttttataataaaataaaagtaaattttaagaatataaaagataCATGAAAAAGAGTaagaatataattttgaattaatggtcaaaaagaaatacctttttatcattaagtTTTCTTTTATGTAGTGGTAAAAATAGAAGACTTTAAGAAAATAAGGGGGGAACGGAAGTTGTGGTGATTGAATTGTTTTTGACTAAATTTGACTATTCACTAATGTATGACAGTTAGAACGGAAATAAATATGTACCatgtataatataatgaaattttattttgtagaTGAAGCGGCACATCAAAGTGTAAGCTTTTAActgtattttatatatattttatttttcctacaatatatatatatatttatttttaataatttgtagataattgttttaataagttcaaaatatatctattaaatatttttattttataaattgtaagaaagataaataattatgtataattatttgtgataatatatataatagtatGTTATATGATCTGATTGATTGttgtaatataattaataagtaattagcattttataataataataatataccttttaaaataaaaagaacaatataaaaaagatgttaattggtaaaaatttagaatctgtttaattaatataatgtatgtatatatatatatgtatataaatgaGGGCTATAAggaaaaattgtttatttgttaattataataatttgtaaagtatacaaatatttataaatattaattatcaacaaattgaggtataaatgtttaaaaaaagttacctATTATGAAGtagtatattatttgttaattattaaaagtaaaaagtttattgttatatttgtttttaaatcttCACATTTCTATTTACTTTTAGACATATGGAATAAAGATTAAAcaagaaaaagttttatataaagatatGGGAAGCCTaattaatatgtatatatataatcttttatatcctttttttaaagttactaaataacaaaagatatatttaatggATATTTAATGAGGTTGGTATATTGATACAAAAATAGAAAGGTGAATAAATagtgtttttaaaataaacaataagaAGTTAGaaagaataattaattaaatatttagaagAAACATGATagaaattttcttttttaaaagtttaatgaattatataaaaatttaaaaataaagaaaaaaaaaagattaaaagattatgaagtataaaataagaaccataaaaagatattaaagaagtgtaataataaaattaaagaggtaaataaagaaaaaaaatttgatatagaTTAAcgtttaaatatatatattatatatacatttagttgaattttaaaaagtatttagaTATTGGAGATgaaatattactaaaaatgaaataattgaaataaaaatagtataaaaaaaggattgtttaaaatgttgttaaataggatatttaatacattaattaaaatttttgttatatatttttataaatatgatatatttatcttttatttaaaataaattttatatataaaaaagaagtaaaaaaaaaaaactttttgaaagttaatagtatttatatttaaaaatgatatattcattaagaaattgaatattatttttggagaagaaattttaaatgagaatattttgaaagttaaagaatatttatgagaaaaagtataaattttaaagaaaaaaataatattaaatattatattagtatatttattagtaaaaCTTACCTGATTTTaatatgaaatataaaatattattattttatatcatttaaaaaaaaattgttataattatatttataaattcttttttctctaaaagatataattatttaaataatataattgttaatttttatttaaaataattacttttaatatttatatcactTAACAATGTGTTATATTATGATTGAAGTACATGTATGTTGTTAGATAGCTTATTTAGATCATAcactattatataaaatatcttaatgactattgatattaaaatttgaagtaataataatagtcaTACTTTATTTAGATGTATTCTTCCAGCAGTAGAAGCAGATGTGTTGAATGAATAGTACAAAAGTGGATAACcttcaattatatatattttttttctaatctttttaaaccttaaataataaaccttttaataaaagttgataacatttaacatataataaaagtttttaatacttaacatttttattaaataatttttatcaattaaaataaaattgatttgttttaaaaatgtataaaagatatctttattttataaaaaaaatgatttttttttgtaatattaataaataattaattatttaaaaatctgTTAACAgtagatatataataattataagtgtgataaaaataattaaatagtaattaagaagttatatataaagttaaaaatcatttattataaaaataaaggaaAAAGATAGTATGAAGAGTTTTAAGAAGTGTTAATTAATTAACTTTAAGAGTCTATTAAAagttcttttatatttttaaaagatataagtAGGTaagtacattttttttagataaattataattataaaataaaaaaacaacaaattaaattgaaagaatgaaaataaaagttttaaaatattgtaaaaaagttagagttataaaaaaaaattatcgataataatatataaaaaatttttgtttgttaTCTCAAgatgttattattaaagatgATTACATAATAGGTATAGtataaaatgacaaaaataataatatagttaTAAAAGGAAAAGAGGAAAATGTtgaataaaagtaattatgtaacaaagttatattaaatagATTAAATTATGTGTTGTTgattaaataattcaaaaagaCAAGAAGAAGTATGTTGATGATTCTAATGTTAATGTTATCTGTTTTAATCATCaaaatagttaaattaatatttggaCAATTTCTTatactaatttatttttagttaagttttgtaaatatatggAAATAGAGGTTAGTtagatttatatatatttaatataatataattttatacaattttatttgataaaaataattaaaattttatttgatagattagttataaagaatatatatatcttaataaaatataatatgatattgataatttataaataataaatctttttataattatatatatagtataaaataaataatatgtatCATCTCAAATGAGTAGTAATCTTGGGAGGTTAAAGAACTTTAATGAATAGAAGATAAATTTGgtattgatataaattatttatttttctttatctatatttatatatcaaaataaaagttgattaaaaatttaaataacatgtatatacaatatataataagagtaaaataattataagaagtagttataaaataaattaattaatttaatatttttataaataaatatgaatataaaaagaatttaattagaataaaattttaattatatatatttgttataattatttatatttaaaaaaaattttaaataattattgaattatttgtgtattataatacttgaaatatttaataataaatttaatataaaaatcaagttaattataaaattttaaagtatttattttgaaaaaaaaaataataaaaaaaaggaaagaATTATAGATGGTAAGAAggatataattaaataattgaaatatattcttcatataaaaatgttagcTTTTGATCATTTATAGCTTGTGACCTGAttactattttatataaggtaatatttattaatttcttttgcATCATCAATCTTTAAAGGTTTTCATAAAAGAGGAAAATTGTTTGAAGTTAATTGtttatgaatatataaattattaatacttcattttatattaaaatttatcatattatttagtcggtgtaaaagtttttatgaaaagaaatatcaaaaggttttttattttttaaaattatttattaaagtataaaattattaaattatttattaaatagtttataatttgaaaaattaattaaacaatatGTTTTGAAAGTCTATCTTTGATATATTTGTAatgttatcaaaataatatttagtaaaaaatctttattatattgttttgtaaaatattatatattaacaatatgatttttattttaaaatttatctttattaaataataacgttgatgttttaaatatctaaaaatagttttaattatacttattatttttttatttcaagctaattaaattaaatgaagtttactagaaatattatacattataaaaaaagtaacaaaaaagattgttttgaaataattaataaaaaatttattaataatttatataataatgttatatataaagaaatttctTTCTGATTAGCttcatttataatttgaaCCTTTTCATACATATTTTGatcttcttctttttcttgCTGAAGCTTTTCAATAGTTTTTTCAGCAAGTGCCAATTTTTCCAGAAGTTccttaattttttcatttcctTCTGCTGAAACTCTGGATCCTCTATCAATATGTTGATTTACGGAAGCCATATTTCTTATGCTCTACTTGCATAATTTAATGTTGATATGGTTTCACATAAATCTTCGTTACTTGGAGAAATACACGCAATCATTAGTGTTTTTGAATTTCCACCTAATGAATCCTGTAGCAGATGCGTTAATTTTGAGTTTCTATAGGGAATATGTTGATCTTTGCAAGAAAGTGCAGAGATAACATTTTCCAGATGCAATAGGcaattattgatatttttgcCTTCTTTTGCTGTATTTCCTTCAGCATTTGTTCTTTTAAGTCTTTCTGTACCAGCCAGATCGACAAAATTGAATTTTGAAGTTAATACTTCAGTAACACCATCTTTCAATCccattttttcatttatttgaGTTAAATAGAGGGAAAATATTATGTGAGATCGTGAAGATTCAACATTTAAGTCAGTTGCTCCAACACACCTTTTATTAATTCCagaattgaaaattttaaaggcAGTTGGAGCATCTTCAACATTCTTCTTTAAAGGTCCATTAACCTCAATTTTCCCCTCTTTATTTCTAgtaattttcaatttttcatTTGAAGATGATGATTTATCTGATAAAagtaaatcatttatttcatCATTGTAAAGCTCCAAAAATGAAACTGATACTTGAAATGATGAAACTgataattctttttcttttgcctcatttttcctattttttatttcattaaaaatagaaataattgaCTGAGGAATCAGTCCAAGAGTTTCATCatccaaattttttaaatggcCATTTGATGTTCCCATTGTAAATGTTTTACCAGAACCactctaaaaataataaaaaaatttaaaaaaaaaacaatgtagatcaattttttacaaggaatttaataaaactattttcaTTCTTCTAAAACttcaaaataatgaattttgAGTATAAGAAACTCTATTTGAAAATCAACATTTTATGAATTTTAATGAGTTGAAAATTGAGAAAGATTctaaagaataaattttaaaaaatattttt from the Strongyloides ratti genome assembly S_ratti_ED321, chromosome : X genome contains:
- a CDS encoding Kinesin-like protein KIF21B — its product is MSGLTNTSLVAAFEKHKFLYPTIIISLFGIEGALLLSGSGKTFTMGTSNGHLKNLDDETLGLIPQSIISIFNEIKNRKNEAKEKELSVSSFQVSVSFLELYNDEINDLLLSDKSSSSNEKLKITRNKEGKIEVNGPLKKNVEDAPTAFKIFNSGINKRCVGATDLNVESSRSHIIFSLYLTQINEKMGLKDGVTEVLTSKFNFVDLAGTERLKRTNAEGNTAKEGKNINNCLLHLENVISALSCKDQHIPYRNSKLTHLLQDSLGGNSKTLMIACISPSNEDLCETISTLNYASRA